One genomic window of Leptospira harrisiae includes the following:
- a CDS encoding ParA family protein yields the protein MGKSDPILTEEEAGKFVGLNSEEFTAKASALKIPGWKSGEFRQSVLLKYFEPTDSDGFDSHVIAISNQKGGEGKTTISLYLAEALAENHKVLLVDWDPQANATQLFLKDDVPSVMDYLGYRGKKARNIEPAIKAIGENFDLLPSTLELANLTTPYERDDFELLKEAILPLRSRYEYIIIDCPPSLGLILENALICADYILVPIQTRAFSLQGIKDLYETIQKIQRKANQRLKLLGAVLNQYEGQKALAGLAEGVKKYFPVFETVIQRREAIPQAQAKMSLLAKIDLATMKNFRELAIEVKNKIDVQKN from the coding sequence ATGGGCAAATCAGATCCAATATTGACTGAAGAAGAAGCGGGTAAGTTTGTTGGTTTGAATTCGGAAGAATTCACTGCCAAGGCATCTGCCCTAAAGATTCCTGGATGGAAATCGGGTGAATTTAGACAATCTGTCCTACTTAAATACTTTGAACCAACTGATTCCGATGGTTTCGATAGTCATGTGATTGCTATTTCGAATCAAAAAGGAGGGGAGGGAAAAACCACGATAAGTTTGTATTTGGCTGAGGCACTTGCTGAAAATCATAAAGTGCTTTTGGTTGATTGGGATCCGCAAGCAAATGCTACTCAACTTTTTTTAAAAGATGATGTTCCTTCGGTTATGGACTATCTAGGGTATAGAGGAAAAAAAGCGCGAAATATTGAACCAGCGATTAAGGCTATTGGGGAAAATTTTGATTTACTACCTTCTACTTTGGAACTTGCAAATTTAACCACGCCATATGAAAGAGATGATTTTGAATTATTGAAAGAAGCCATTCTCCCTCTCCGGTCACGTTATGAGTATATAATTATAGATTGTCCACCATCACTTGGACTTATTCTCGAAAATGCGCTTATTTGTGCTGACTATATACTTGTTCCTATTCAAACACGAGCTTTTAGTTTGCAAGGGATTAAAGATTTGTATGAAACAATTCAAAAGATCCAGAGGAAAGCAAACCAAAGGTTAAAGTTGCTTGGTGCAGTTTTGAATCAGTATGAAGGCCAAAAGGCGCTTGCTGGATTAGCGGAAGGGGTAAAAAAATATTTTCCTGTTTTTGAAACAGTCATTCAGAGGCGCGAAGCAATCCCTCAGGCCCAGGCAAAGATGTCACTTCTTGCTAAAATTGATTTAGCAACTATGAAAAATTTTAGAGAACTTGCAATAGAGGTTAAAAACAAAATCGATGTCCAAAAAAACTGA
- a CDS encoding DUF1569 domain-containing protein: MKSILKLKTIDDIERELSIIVACEKKQKADISLSQVYDFLAESIELSIQRIGTTSKRNTINKLLGKYKFAKLISKGNYTKANQIPGFPSKDLGDADSALLRLKTSLTAFKLHSGPFAEHSVFGELDKKQWERVHGILAVFLFGYIQLFGDEKLRFVKDREQRKEKSFSEKKHHHPQKKKEDRDTKPNGHNNRKWKNKKKPHHKGNKNQGGPK, encoded by the coding sequence ATGAAATCAATTTTAAAACTTAAAACGATAGACGATATCGAGAGAGAGTTATCAATCATTGTTGCCTGTGAAAAAAAACAAAAGGCAGATATTAGTTTAAGTCAGGTGTATGATTTCTTAGCAGAATCAATAGAGTTATCAATTCAGAGAATTGGCACGACAAGTAAGAGGAATACGATCAATAAATTATTGGGTAAATATAAATTTGCAAAACTAATTTCTAAGGGAAATTATACAAAGGCCAATCAAATTCCAGGTTTCCCGTCGAAAGATTTGGGGGATGCTGATTCGGCTCTATTGCGATTAAAAACTTCATTAACTGCTTTTAAACTACATTCAGGACCCTTCGCTGAACATTCGGTTTTTGGTGAATTAGATAAAAAACAATGGGAGCGAGTCCATGGAATTCTTGCCGTTTTTTTATTTGGTTACATTCAGTTATTTGGGGATGAAAAGTTAAGATTTGTCAAAGATAGAGAACAAAGAAAGGAAAAGTCTTTCTCCGAGAAAAAACACCATCATCCCCAGAAGAAAAAGGAAGATCGAGATACGAAGCCGAACGGTCATAATAATCGTAAATGGAAAAACAAAAAAAAACCTCATCACAAGGGAAATAAAAACCAAGGTGGGCCTAAATGA
- a CDS encoding LIC20035 family adhesin: MKSKLLYLLITTLLIQCSGASIKDGSGDQEFELKLTKGKWIRTERFKNSGGIRAIGEVKAECGGTKCTDDQVTKFAPAKIKSLPKHGSWEEYIQFEQPGSTAENPKYKSTLDQVGEYVDGKKNGIWKKPDPDSPQKFLAETPWVDGKKEGVAKTFDKQGTVTSETTYVDDKKNGPYYRKNNKGEWVEQGSFKDNEEDGEWTYYFVGADGNGIKTKVSFSNGLKNGQEINYYKDGAAESQGSYSSDIRSGLWKMFGAKGNILAEGNYSKKENSENLDIKYERTGIWKEYYSDGKLFGTGPRKHTRTGEWKFYYKNGQVAYHGIMANESMLESARVYDNTGKILGDGKFFFSLVKIDEETQDLKLNYKPSIPYTYFYPSGKKRMVIRSTEDATEYSEEGKEIGKGPVEPQGRKMGCWTIGGKTEYYMIDKPMPKMTPSQCK, translated from the coding sequence ATGAAATCGAAACTTCTTTACTTACTCATCACTACATTACTCATACAATGTTCAGGTGCTTCCATAAAAGACGGATCAGGCGACCAGGAGTTTGAGTTAAAATTAACAAAAGGCAAATGGATCAGAACTGAAAGATTTAAAAACTCTGGCGGAATTCGTGCTATCGGTGAAGTGAAGGCAGAGTGTGGAGGGACAAAGTGTACGGACGACCAAGTAACAAAGTTTGCCCCTGCAAAAATTAAATCACTCCCAAAACATGGATCTTGGGAAGAATACATTCAATTCGAACAGCCTGGTTCCACAGCGGAAAATCCAAAATACAAATCTACACTTGACCAAGTAGGTGAATATGTTGACGGGAAAAAAAACGGTATTTGGAAAAAACCTGATCCAGATAGTCCGCAAAAATTTTTGGCTGAAACACCATGGGTAGATGGAAAAAAGGAAGGAGTTGCCAAAACTTTTGACAAACAAGGAACAGTCACATCTGAAACAACATATGTTGATGATAAAAAAAATGGACCTTATTATCGAAAAAACAACAAAGGGGAATGGGTCGAACAAGGATCCTTCAAAGATAACGAAGAAGACGGCGAGTGGACATATTACTTCGTTGGTGCTGATGGGAACGGAATAAAAACAAAAGTTTCCTTTAGTAATGGCTTAAAGAATGGCCAAGAAATTAACTATTACAAAGACGGGGCTGCGGAATCTCAAGGTTCATATTCATCTGACATCCGAAGTGGTTTATGGAAAATGTTTGGTGCAAAAGGAAACATTCTTGCCGAAGGAAATTATTCCAAAAAAGAAAATTCTGAAAACTTAGACATTAAATATGAAAGAACTGGAATTTGGAAAGAATACTACTCGGATGGAAAACTATTTGGAACTGGTCCAAGAAAACATACAAGAACCGGGGAATGGAAGTTCTATTATAAAAATGGACAAGTAGCTTATCACGGAATTATGGCAAACGAAAGTATGTTGGAATCTGCTAGAGTATATGACAATACTGGTAAAATTCTTGGAGATGGTAAATTTTTCTTTTCACTAGTAAAGATAGACGAAGAAACACAAGATCTAAAACTAAACTATAAACCAAGCATTCCGTATACATACTTTTATCCTTCAGGGAAAAAACGTATGGTCATTCGATCTACAGAAGATGCAACCGAATATTCAGAAGAAGGAAAAGAAATAGGCAAGGGGCCAGTGGAACCTCAAGGAAGAAAAATGGGATGTTGGACCATTGGAGGTAAAACTGAATACTATATGATTGATAAACCAATGCCAAAAATGACTCCATCACAATGCAAATAA
- a CDS encoding NAD(P)/FAD-dependent oxidoreductase has protein sequence MPQIKKKILIIGAGFGGLQVIKSLANKSSFEITVVDKKNHHLFQPLLYQVATAVLSPADIAIPSRSITTKYKNVKILLGDVTEVDFKNRKVKFQNNSESYDYLILATGARTSYFGNNSWKEKTLGLKNLKDALAIRRRILLSFEQAELIGNYEKAKSFMHYVIIGGGPTGVELAGSIAELSHNIIRKDFRNIDSGMTKVTLIEAGPRLLTAFSEKSSKFTKEKLENRGVEVLTNSPVLDITDTGVVLKDRTIESKTVIWAAGVEGSELAKNLPVNKDKANRIIVDEYCRTSEYPEVFVIGDAANYSTGLTRPLPGVSPVAMQQGRYVAKVIESTEKKKMISPFHYFDKGNMATIGRTDAVAEFGKIRLKGIFGWLGWLFVHLVYQVGFKNKVSTLLSWVWSYLTFRAGSRLIQEEMDELSIRS, from the coding sequence ATGCCTCAAATAAAGAAAAAAATCTTAATCATTGGAGCTGGATTTGGCGGATTACAGGTAATCAAATCACTTGCAAACAAGAGTTCTTTTGAAATTACCGTAGTTGATAAAAAAAATCACCATCTTTTCCAACCTCTTTTATACCAAGTTGCCACTGCAGTTTTGTCGCCAGCTGACATTGCCATCCCCTCTAGATCTATTACTACTAAATATAAAAATGTAAAAATTTTATTAGGTGATGTGACTGAGGTCGACTTTAAAAACAGAAAAGTCAAATTTCAAAATAATTCAGAATCCTATGACTATTTAATTTTAGCTACAGGAGCAAGGACTAGCTATTTTGGAAACAATAGTTGGAAAGAAAAAACACTAGGACTCAAAAATCTCAAAGATGCACTGGCTATCCGAAGAAGAATATTACTTTCCTTTGAACAAGCCGAATTAATCGGAAATTATGAAAAGGCAAAAAGTTTTATGCATTACGTAATCATTGGCGGTGGTCCTACGGGTGTTGAACTTGCTGGCTCAATAGCAGAACTATCACACAATATTATCAGAAAAGACTTCAGAAATATTGATTCCGGAATGACTAAGGTGACACTCATTGAAGCTGGACCTAGACTACTTACTGCATTCAGTGAAAAATCTAGCAAGTTCACTAAAGAAAAATTAGAGAATAGGGGTGTGGAAGTTCTTACAAATTCGCCAGTTTTAGACATCACGGATACTGGTGTTGTCCTCAAAGACAGAACGATCGAATCAAAAACTGTGATTTGGGCAGCTGGAGTGGAAGGTTCAGAACTTGCCAAAAATCTACCAGTTAACAAAGATAAGGCGAACAGGATTATAGTAGATGAATACTGCAGAACTTCTGAATATCCAGAAGTATTCGTTATAGGCGATGCAGCAAATTACAGCACAGGACTAACTAGGCCATTACCAGGAGTTTCACCTGTAGCCATGCAACAAGGGAGATACGTTGCAAAAGTTATTGAATCAACTGAAAAAAAGAAAATGATTTCTCCATTTCATTATTTTGACAAAGGAAATATGGCAACCATAGGAAGAACCGATGCAGTTGCTGAATTCGGAAAAATTCGACTAAAAGGAATTTTTGGCTGGCTTGGATGGTTGTTTGTCCACCTCGTTTATCAAGTTGGATTTAAAAACAAAGTAAGTACCTTACTTAGTTGGGTATGGAGTTACTTAACGTTCCGTGCAGGATCAAGACTAATCCAAGAAGAAATGGATGAACTTTCAATTCGATCTTAG
- a CDS encoding M48 family metallopeptidase has translation MEEITIERKPSKGGNISLVVYQNGKVILKHPAKVSKKQLDEFLSEKREWILTKLKQLPKDIPKKLKFENNEITHLFGNLTTIQLAPKGKFSVPGETILIPKTNSEKSQIQKGKQTFRDLLFKKIEPMVQSITQSLNTKVTKISIKPMRSLWGSCNSRNQISLNLSLVHCPDQIIEYIVLHEIAHTIEHNHSSKFWKIVESQNPNYKMAEKWLKEVGKKYIYYLN, from the coding sequence ATGGAAGAAATCACAATAGAGCGAAAACCCAGCAAAGGCGGAAATATATCTTTAGTAGTGTATCAAAATGGTAAAGTTATACTAAAACACCCTGCAAAAGTATCCAAAAAACAATTAGATGAATTCCTTTCAGAAAAAAGAGAATGGATTCTTACCAAACTAAAACAACTTCCAAAGGACATCCCCAAAAAGTTAAAATTCGAAAATAACGAAATAACACATCTATTCGGAAATTTGACGACAATCCAACTAGCGCCCAAAGGAAAATTTAGCGTTCCCGGAGAGACCATTCTAATTCCGAAAACGAACAGTGAAAAGTCACAAATACAAAAAGGAAAACAGACTTTTCGAGACTTGTTATTTAAAAAAATCGAACCCATGGTCCAAAGCATAACCCAATCTTTAAACACTAAAGTAACAAAAATTTCGATAAAACCAATGAGATCACTTTGGGGAAGTTGTAACTCTAGAAACCAAATTTCATTGAACCTTAGTTTGGTACATTGTCCAGACCAAATCATTGAATATATAGTATTACATGAAATAGCACATACAATTGAACATAACCATTCTTCGAAATTTTGGAAGATTGTAGAATCTCAAAACCCAAATTACAAAATGGCTGAGAAGTGGTTAAAAGAAGTTGGGAAAAAATATATCTATTACCTCAATTAA
- a CDS encoding PaaI family thioesterase — MNKPIENPSKHGYEIHHDTCFGCGKENPLGLVADFTFHDETGEVNFTYSFKRMYNGAPGFVHGGILSTVLDEAMGGLCFHLGYIVMTDTMSFKFHKATPVEKELLIRAWPIKKAKRKVFLECELTSLDGEILYVKGEGAFHILPPRFFSDKLTGGKIAIANELLSVNKLKRAHLFDRIET; from the coding sequence ATGAACAAACCTATAGAAAATCCTTCCAAACATGGATATGAAATCCATCATGATACGTGCTTCGGATGTGGAAAAGAAAATCCATTAGGGCTCGTAGCGGATTTTACATTTCACGACGAAACCGGGGAAGTAAACTTTACTTATAGTTTCAAAAGAATGTATAATGGTGCACCCGGCTTTGTTCATGGAGGCATATTATCAACAGTTTTAGATGAGGCAATGGGTGGGCTTTGTTTCCATTTAGGTTATATAGTTATGACCGACACAATGAGTTTTAAATTTCACAAAGCAACTCCAGTAGAAAAAGAACTACTAATACGTGCTTGGCCAATCAAAAAAGCAAAACGAAAAGTATTCTTAGAATGTGAACTCACTTCACTTGACGGTGAAATTTTATACGTAAAAGGGGAGGGCGCCTTCCACATTCTTCCTCCACGATTTTTTTCTGATAAATTAACAGGCGGAAAAATTGCGATTGCGAATGAATTATTATCAGTAAATAAATTGAAACGTGCACATCTCTTTGATAGGATAGAAACATGA
- a CDS encoding ParB/RepB/Spo0J family partition protein, with translation MSKKTEFQALDLISAYSEKKKNPSHLELSQIFPNPTQPRLIGREDTTDLLPSMERLGLIEPILVRKDKGKYLIVAGERRYRAAIKLGWKEIPAIITDANEDVCYEMSLAENEKRKNLNPWEVGKAIQFLRKEKRKTAEEVSELLGYSGRYVKQLSSIARLDQKSVMELMISGKPLSVKNLEELLKRKENRGGEMISPRIGPGRISINVGKLSGKVRDNFLKELTLLKKKYGINE, from the coding sequence ATGTCCAAAAAAACTGAATTTCAAGCTTTAGATCTAATCTCTGCCTACTCTGAAAAGAAAAAAAATCCGTCTCATTTAGAGTTAAGCCAGATTTTTCCAAATCCAACCCAACCACGGTTGATTGGCCGAGAAGACACAACCGACCTGTTACCTTCAATGGAAAGATTAGGATTGATTGAACCAATACTTGTTCGAAAGGATAAGGGAAAATACCTGATCGTCGCTGGAGAACGCCGATACCGAGCTGCCATCAAATTGGGTTGGAAAGAGATTCCTGCAATCATTACTGATGCAAATGAGGATGTTTGTTATGAAATGTCTCTTGCTGAAAACGAAAAGAGAAAGAATTTAAATCCTTGGGAAGTTGGAAAAGCAATTCAGTTCTTACGTAAAGAAAAACGCAAAACTGCCGAAGAAGTTTCGGAATTGTTGGGTTACAGTGGAAGGTATGTCAAACAACTTAGTAGTATCGCTCGATTGGATCAAAAATCAGTGATGGAACTAATGATTAGTGGAAAACCACTCTCAGTGAAAAATCTAGAAGAATTACTAAAACGTAAAGAAAACAGAGGGGGTGAAATGATTTCACCCCGGATTGGACCAGGCCGTATTAGTATCAATGTAGGCAAACTTAGTGGAAAAGTGAGAGATAACTTTTTGAAAGAACTAACCTTGCTCAAAAAAAAATACGGAATAAACGAATAG
- a CDS encoding AAA family ATPase, with protein sequence MQINKEQITEISDQVKLLRSELSESISGMDHVIQSLFVGLVANGHILLEGMPGLAKTLVAKNLASIIDAKFSRVQFTPDLLPADLTGTNIFNPKTSSFEIRKGPVFTNVLLADEINRAPAKVQSALLQCMEERQVSIADETFDLEPPFFVIATQNPIDQEGTYPLPEAQLDRFLFKVIVTYPSMEDEVAILNQHGNLNSAKKKTKKVMKPKEIQKISEISNQVYVEPKLQAYIVNLTRNTRPQTTIDNELKTFIQRGVSPRASLAMLKVSRINALLEGRDFVIPEDIQRFFSEIVKHRLHLTIDAISEDISTDSIIKRILSVTEVP encoded by the coding sequence ATGCAAATAAACAAAGAACAAATTACAGAAATATCCGACCAAGTAAAATTACTTAGGTCGGAATTGTCAGAATCTATTTCAGGGATGGATCATGTCATCCAATCTCTTTTTGTAGGACTTGTTGCTAATGGGCATATTCTATTAGAAGGAATGCCCGGACTTGCAAAGACCTTGGTCGCCAAAAACTTAGCTTCTATCATTGATGCAAAGTTTTCGAGAGTGCAGTTCACACCAGATTTATTGCCAGCAGATCTAACGGGAACAAATATCTTTAACCCGAAAACCTCTTCCTTTGAAATCAGAAAAGGTCCCGTTTTCACCAATGTGCTATTAGCTGATGAAATCAACAGAGCTCCGGCCAAGGTTCAATCAGCATTATTACAGTGTATGGAAGAAAGACAAGTATCGATAGCGGATGAAACATTTGACCTTGAGCCTCCATTTTTTGTAATCGCAACACAAAACCCCATCGACCAGGAAGGAACTTATCCCCTTCCCGAAGCACAATTGGATCGTTTTTTGTTCAAAGTAATTGTCACTTATCCATCAATGGAGGATGAAGTTGCGATCTTAAACCAACATGGAAATTTAAACTCAGCAAAGAAAAAGACAAAAAAGGTAATGAAACCTAAAGAAATCCAAAAGATTTCAGAAATTTCAAATCAAGTATACGTTGAACCAAAACTACAAGCTTATATAGTTAACTTAACAAGAAACACACGACCACAAACCACAATCGACAATGAATTAAAAACTTTTATCCAACGTGGAGTTAGCCCAAGAGCAAGTCTTGCGATGCTAAAAGTGAGTCGAATCAATGCTCTTTTGGAAGGTAGAGATTTTGTAATCCCTGAAGACATCCAACGCTTTTTTTCCGAAATTGTAAAACATAGACTCCACTTAACCATAGATGCTATAAGCGAGGATATCAGCACAGATTCAATTATCAAACGAATCCTATCTGTTACGGAAGTTCCTTAG
- a CDS encoding low molecular weight protein-tyrosine-phosphatase, which produces MKQKIKILFICLGNICRSPAAEGAFNNLVKSKNLTEFFEIDSCGTSGYHDGDLADPRTRKIAEKRGINLTHRSRKLNKKDLTYFDYLLVMDENNFQDVISLTNDLRIREKLFLFGQFRSDKGPPIVPDPYYKNETAFELVQDLVEDCSIGFLNFLGVEECLK; this is translated from the coding sequence ATGAAACAAAAAATCAAAATACTCTTTATATGTTTAGGAAATATCTGCCGTTCACCAGCAGCTGAAGGTGCATTTAACAATTTAGTAAAATCAAAAAACTTAACAGAATTCTTCGAGATAGATTCATGCGGGACTTCAGGTTATCATGACGGTGACTTAGCTGACCCTAGAACGCGTAAAATTGCAGAAAAAAGAGGAATCAACTTAACACATAGATCAAGAAAACTGAATAAGAAAGATTTAACTTATTTTGACTATTTATTGGTTATGGACGAGAACAACTTTCAAGATGTAATCAGTCTAACAAATGACCTTAGAATCCGTGAGAAATTATTTCTGTTTGGTCAATTTAGAAGCGATAAAGGACCGCCCATTGTCCCAGATCCATACTATAAAAACGAAACAGCTTTTGAGTTGGTCCAGGATCTTGTGGAAGACTGCTCCATTGGGTTTCTAAATTTTTTAGGAGTAGAAGAATGCCTCAAATAA
- a CDS encoding alpha/beta fold hydrolase, whose amino-acid sequence MLPISIRTKFHTIEGVEWGNPQGIPILAFHGWLDNANSFAPLAKYFPNYRFISIDFPGHGKSSHKPENTVYYFAEYTLEVVSIAQALGLENFILMAHSMGAAVSTLVAGTNLLKIKKLVLIESLGPLTNLSESAPEILTEAIKQILHPRGKKETYFPDMESAVGVRMKAGDMKKESAEILMERGIEKTQNGFKPRRDLRLHYNSFFRYTEEQIESFCKRIDCPTLLILGDRSGFPIAEKYKNRKDAVKNIKEVILPGGHHLHMDSPEEVSAAIIDFLK is encoded by the coding sequence ATGTTGCCCATATCTATTCGCACAAAATTCCACACCATCGAGGGAGTTGAGTGGGGGAATCCTCAAGGAATACCAATCCTTGCTTTTCACGGTTGGTTAGATAATGCAAATAGTTTTGCGCCTCTTGCAAAATATTTTCCAAACTACCGCTTTATATCTATTGATTTTCCAGGACATGGGAAATCTAGTCACAAACCAGAAAACACAGTTTACTATTTTGCGGAATACACTTTGGAAGTTGTGTCCATCGCCCAAGCGCTAGGTCTAGAAAATTTTATTTTGATGGCACACTCAATGGGTGCAGCTGTCTCTACGTTAGTTGCCGGAACAAATCTTTTAAAAATCAAAAAATTAGTACTTATCGAATCACTTGGCCCATTGACAAACCTTTCAGAATCTGCGCCAGAAATACTTACAGAAGCAATCAAACAGATACTTCATCCGAGAGGGAAAAAAGAAACTTACTTTCCTGATATGGAGTCAGCAGTGGGAGTTCGAATGAAAGCTGGAGATATGAAAAAAGAATCAGCAGAAATTCTTATGGAACGAGGGATTGAAAAAACACAAAACGGGTTTAAACCAAGAAGAGATTTAAGACTACATTATAATTCTTTCTTTCGTTATACGGAAGAACAAATTGAATCATTCTGCAAAAGAATCGACTGTCCAACTTTACTGATATTAGGTGATAGATCAGGATTTCCAATCGCCGAAAAATATAAAAATAGAAAAGATGCTGTTAAAAATATAAAGGAAGTCATTTTGCCAGGAGGGCACCATTTGCATATGGATTCTCCTGAAGAAGTTTCTGCTGCCATCATCGATTTTTTAAAATAA
- a CDS encoding putative porin encodes MPKFFHIPTLFLFLSLSSVSAEVIWGPTVERSGGEYIFETGNKYPNLSGIRGGSRISFPRTFPLFGIQGIFTKERWEISGSLKTTIWYQKSGEARDEDFVLGSVSTENGTKIATREWSYRDSATIYSGSRNFADGKGKSTVYENKAEVYGRYYFQNANPNYWANGSGFFFSTGARYSYFKYLFYDVNQFIDTSPVFYGPIGNGLSFSNDLWEFFFGGGYRYSSGDFYLDLSFMPSIGRIKTRDFHVQRSINFFSENYGIGWASKVEVGYKINSTWLSYLRINHRRFFSEGRFTSQGGLTAEDIASNLVSGFKSHINIKDYSIEIGALNKIDWLQTKSNAEKIETNTE; translated from the coding sequence GTGCCTAAATTTTTCCACATACCTACACTTTTTTTATTCCTGAGTCTTTCTTCAGTTTCTGCAGAAGTAATCTGGGGACCAACAGTAGAAAGATCAGGCGGTGAGTATATTTTCGAAACAGGAAATAAGTATCCAAATCTATCGGGAATACGAGGTGGCTCAAGAATCAGCTTTCCAAGAACATTTCCTTTATTCGGAATCCAAGGAATTTTCACAAAAGAGCGATGGGAAATCAGTGGTTCATTAAAAACCACTATTTGGTATCAAAAATCTGGCGAAGCGAGAGATGAAGATTTTGTACTAGGATCTGTTTCAACAGAAAATGGCACTAAAATTGCCACACGAGAATGGAGTTACAGAGATTCTGCAACAATCTATTCAGGAAGCCGTAACTTCGCTGATGGCAAAGGAAAATCTACCGTTTACGAAAACAAAGCTGAAGTTTATGGTCGCTATTATTTCCAAAATGCAAATCCTAATTATTGGGCCAATGGGTCAGGTTTTTTCTTTTCCACCGGCGCAAGGTACTCATACTTCAAATATTTATTCTATGACGTAAATCAGTTTATAGATACGAGCCCCGTTTTCTATGGCCCGATTGGGAATGGTCTTAGTTTTTCAAACGATCTATGGGAGTTTTTTTTCGGGGGCGGATACCGTTATTCATCAGGTGATTTTTATCTTGATCTAAGTTTTATGCCATCAATCGGAAGGATCAAAACAAGAGATTTTCACGTACAAAGATCCATCAATTTTTTCTCAGAGAATTATGGCATCGGCTGGGCTTCAAAAGTTGAAGTCGGATATAAAATTAATTCCACTTGGTTAAGTTACTTAAGAATTAATCACCGCAGGTTTTTTTCAGAAGGTAGGTTTACTTCACAAGGTGGCTTAACTGCCGAAGATATTGCTTCAAATTTAGTCAGCGGCTTTAAATCACATATCAATATCAAAGATTATAGCATTGAGATTGGAGCCTTAAATAAAATAGATTGGCTTCAAACGAAAAGCAATGCAGAAAAAATAGAAACAAATACCGAATAG